In the Anastrepha obliqua isolate idAnaObli1 chromosome 1, idAnaObli1_1.0, whole genome shotgun sequence genome, one interval contains:
- the LOC129238189 gene encoding uncharacterized protein LOC129238189, translating into MTVKHTNASTVRTDKKPNTRTELQDKQTDRQEEATDALNKQSDNWTRRTSKDELRMTGSPSEDELLASSQETVEGKAVGHSTPTTINQPTTSAQAMGQKRGNKGPSRYKLYQRSLAILGRIRKNETEGKVHPKDETDKARCQKVVDEYLAFQAANRTNAKKRNRSHDETGKVTKKHKISDQGAVASKPIKRFSEVARDHLQMALVDETSNRGKPVLDKWSEIEARLSRIVVDHVMANPEGQTPGFDSVEVVRGYRVIKCDDQFSLHFLTNVIGKIQNSWKA; encoded by the coding sequence ATGACGGTAAAACATACCAACGCATCGACAGTACGGActgataaaaaaccaaacacgcGGACAGAACTACaggacaaacaaacagacagacaGGAGGAAGCGACGGACGCACTTAATAAACAGTCAGACAATTGGACAAGACGTACAAGCAAAGACGAACTGAGGATGACGGGGTCACCCTCAGAGGATGAGCTCTTGGCCTCCAGCCAAGAAACAGTTGAgggcaaagctgtgggccacagtaCGCCAACAACTATAAATCAACCAACAACATCCGCTCAAGCCATGGGGCAAAAGCGTGGTAATAAAGGTCCCTCGAGGTATAAActttaccagaggtctctcgctatCCTTGGCAGGATTCGGAAAAACGAGACCGAAGGTAAAGTGCATCCCAAAGATGAGACCGACAAGGCAAGATGTCAAAAGGTGGTTGATGAATACTTGGCATTCCAAGCCGCCAACAGGACAAATGCCAAAAAACGAAACCGCTCGCATGACGAAACTGGGAAGGTAACAAAAAAGCACAAGATATCGGATCAGGGTGCAGTTGCCTCCAAACCTATCAAGCGATTTAGTGAGGTGGCACGGGACCATCTCCAAATGGCATTGGTAGACGAAACCTCTAACCGCGGGAAACCAGTGCTTGACAAATGGTCAGAGATTGAGGCACGGTTGTCTCGCATAGTCGTTGACCATGTCATGGCGAACCCGGAGGGCCAAACACCAGGTTTCGACTCGGTGGAGGTAGTCCGCGGTTACCGAGTCATTAAATGCGATGACCAATTCTCATTGCATTTCTTGACTAACGTGATTGGTAAAATCCAGAACAGCTGGAAGGCTTGA